ATGTGTTTGGGCTTTCGGCACATGCTGACTCAACATGATTCAGCTTTGGTGACCTTTTGACCCCTCTGGGTGCCAAGTTATAGATTTGGCATACAGGTATACATCCTATGATGAGCTTATTTGTGTGGTGGCAGCCCTGGTGTCTATAAAAATGTGACGGTGACGCTAGAAATGTTCTGCCAGAGCTAGTCAtcctttgtttgcttgtttgtctgtttgcttGGTTACTGTACTAACTGGAAAATACACTGTGTACTTCAGCTGAGAATTGGAAACCTTAACAAGTCTAAAAAACAGCACGCCAGTAGTAATGTTTAGGTAATGTGAGCAGGGCTGTTTAGGGGAACAGACATTAACCAGTTAACCACAACATTAAGACCAggacaggtgaagtgaataacagCGATTATCTCATTGCACTGCAATGTTCTGCTGGGGAAACTTTGGTCCTGGCATTCTTGTGGTTCCATCTTAGCTGCATTAAACATGACAAAAAGCCCAAAGTGCTGACCTGTCCTCCAAACTTCCCAAACTTGCCAGTACAGTTGAGGAGCCACAGGGTAGTGACCAGAGAGCACAGAGTGTAAAAGCACAACACCATCAAACTTGATCATTTGATACCAGCAGCTCCACGTTATTGTTGGCAGTTAGAAATTTGGAAACGCTGAGTATGTTGAATGCTCATTTATggatgattcataggtcagtgtccAATGTTAACAAAGACCTGACTGAAATTGATTGAAAAAGGAACCAATGTCCAAAGGAAAACTTTAAAGACTTCAGAAAACCTGGACAACTTTTGCTCAGGATTACTTTGAAAAATGACTCCTTGGAAGATAAATTGAAAGAAGAGTACTGTATATGCCAGCAGAAGAGTGCTGAATAATGTTTATATATGAGCTGAACAGGTAAAAAAGTATCATGGCTCATGCAAAACAACCCAGCTACAACTGCAGCCCTGTGGGGGTCACGTAAGGCCATATATGCTACTGGCCTTATTGTACTCTGGCTGAAACCCTGAAATCAATAATCGTCCTCTGTATCCATCCTGTTCTCCGCGTTTTCTCACCTATCTGGTTTATTGGAGAGCTGATCATTCTCATACCTGATAACCAAGTCGTCCTGGATCATGGAACAGATGTGGCAttcctttattttatatttaaataaatatttttttagtaaCTAGTGGGAGTATCCAGTGATTAAGTGAAAAGACAGGGGCAATTAGTTCACTGAGTGATTAAACAGAAGGTCTTTATATGCACCTGTTTTTAATTCTTTGCCAAACCTGGGTACTCTGCAGCATAAAGAGCTATTCTGTGTTCCAAGCAGTGGATATTTTCATCAAAATGGAATtagatgaataaaataaatcataaaatttATGATTTATATTGCTTTACTTGGACATTTTCTCAAACATTCTTCACAAACTGATTTCAgtattctttctcttttttcttttttttcttttttttttttaaatctttttggCAAACCACTTTTTAGGGTAAAATACATTTGATCTCTTTCATTACCTTTTCAGGAATGCAATGTATACCACAAAAATCCTTAAACCTTTATTGTGTTTGGATTAGATCTGCAGATAATATCAGGAATAatatgaaaaacacattttatatcgCAGAGCAGGCAAAGGTGGGTTTAATATCCCTTTGTATAAACTGTGGGAAATGAACTGCAGGAAATGTAGACATTCACCTGCAAATCATCTGAAGCTGACAAGATCGGTTAAACAATATGGGAAGAGTGGAGGCTGGAAGAACACTTAGAGAAACAGACATCCACACCCGGCATCTTGACTTCTTCAGCAATTAAAATAGGCCATAGTTTTTGTCTTCATTGGCAACTGGTTTCTATATTTGGAAAAATAACTGAGCCGGATTGAAGATGGCTTTGAGAATAGAGCTGTCATCTCAGCATGCCAGGTTTAAAGACTTTGATGCAGTTATACCAGTCGTTGCAAGTCAGTTTACGGGAAGAAACATCTTTGATTGGTGTACAAGCTTCTTGAATATAGATATTTAATGCATAAACACACATCCCTGTATATTAGTTTTGAAGGTGAACTCTGTGTTTCTTGAAGCTAAAATAAAAGAACTAACACCATAATAATTCTCCAAAGTTTTTACGTACTGCTTCTATAAATTATGCACTACTATGCAGGCTGCTGATATATGATAAACCTTCAAACTCAAGTATCTGTTGTCCAAACTGGACTTCCAGGTGCACATTTTGTTCTGGTTCATCTCCTTCAAACATGAACTGATCATCAATGACCAAAGAAGgagatgaaaataaatggaaattaGACCAGTAGATTCCTATGTCAGGAAGATAAGACATTGCAACTCTTTGtattaaaatattcagttttttgATCACAAGCAACACTGTAGGTTATTTACAACAGGTAAGCCACTTTTGTATTATGACAGTTGAAAGAAATAAGACCCCACTGATATATTTTCAGAAATCTGTCTGGTCTGTTAATCACCTGTCTAGACAACAGTTTATCTAAACCGTGTCAGTCTTGATTGGACCCGAATGAGTAAAGAATCAGGTTTGAGGTTGTTTGAAGGAGTGCTTTTCATATTTTGGGTCAAAGTTGTTCTGCTATCTGCATTTCCTTCTGAGCGACAGCTGTCTGCTCCCCACAGTGTGTGAGTGTTGGGAGAGCCACAAATACAAAAGTGTGTTCATCTATATTTGTGTGCATTTTGATTGATAGTTATTCATTCCCAAGTGTCACACATCTTAAATGTCAACCATCACAACTAATGGCCAAACCTGTACCCTAACCTAAACCTAGTTGTGACTTTAACCCGAAAGCCAAGTCTTCACCCTCAAACAGGCCTTTAAAAGGAGGTGGGCCAGCCAGAAATGTTGTCACTTTGATCTAAAACTCAAACTGATTTCCACAAAGACAGATGgacatttatttatgtgttaTGTTTGGTTTCTTGTGATATATGACTTCATTCTCTCATGTTGTTTGGATGAGCAGTTCCCGAGACTGAacagacagacacgcacacatttAGCGAATGTATCCTTAAAGGTGGCCTCGTTTCAAGAGATGAATGATTGCCTGCATGTGTTCGAGCGGACATCAGTAAAGTGTAGCTACATAAATAACCTGGGTTATACTTTCTTTGAATGGATGTTGCACTAATTAATAAAAACAGTACATTTCACAAATGTTTAATTTGGAGGTATTTGGGCATCCAGCTTCCCTCTATAAAACTATTctttatcattttctttttttggtatcTCACCGCTTCCTACAGTTTTTCCACCAGACTTAAGCAGACTGAGATTTCTGTCTTGTTTACACCAAAAATTTCCATCCCAGTTCTCTGTTGGAGAATTAGGGGTACTAGCTTTCAGCATTCTGGTGGGCCCAGTGGCCCCACAGCGACAAGCCCCTGTGCTCTTTATTTGGCACGTAGCCTGGAGGTGTCAGAAATATCGACACGCTTTCACGTGACGGAGATTTTGCCAGCcattaccccccccccctctttgtTAAGCCCTGCATTCTGTCTGCCCAGCCAGGTATTGTAGGGTCCCGTTAAGGCCCTGTGAATAGTGTCAAACTTGATAGTTCTCATTTCGCTTCCTGTACATGGCAGAAGAAAAAGTGCCCACCGTGTGGGTTTTCCTTTTGTGACAGTCCTCTCTAGTCTTCCTGGGAACACACCGCATTCCAGCCACAGTCGTTCCTTTTGTGAATCTGGGTATTGTGGGTGAGCTTGTTATGCCGATAACCCTCCAAGCTTTCAGGGTAATGCATGCAAATATCAGAAGTCTAGACTTGTATTTTTGCAAACAATGCCAAATAAGcaagcagagggttttcagtgATTTGGAAGAGCGTTTGTTTTGACACATTCTCCCTTTTTGTGCTCATCCACACCCAACCTTAGGTTGTGCTACATCTGGAGAAATTATTACAATAGTTTACCATATATGTCACATATTTTTCACAATTACAGTTACATGTAACTACAGTGTGACCTGCTGATTCCAAGAGTGTCATTTCTAATGTGTCTCATAGAGGGACGTAATGGGTTCAATTGCCTAGAACAGACCAGAAATTCCACGTTTTATAAAACTCTGCAAGTTTTTTCTTAATGCTCTCTTTTAGAATAGAGAAATCTTTGGAGCATAGCCTTTTGGAAATTAAAAGTTACAacttgcagacattttaaagcatttttgatcacctgctggaaaaaaaagaggaaaaacccTTCATCttattttcttgttgtttaaCACTGTCTTGTGTGTTATTGTGTCATGAACCATTACCCCCTCTGGGTGAAGAGAACatgttttcttcctctttgtgaCAAGAAGGAATTGTTCGGGTTAAGTAGATGGGGCAGCCGGAAATAATTACCAAGCACTTGTGACgggtttttttcctccccccctTTTGTTCGTCTTTTCCCTTTCATTTTAACGATCTTTTCAATGTTCAGATCTTGTTTATGATTGCATGGCAAAAGATGTTTCACTGAAACAAGCAGTAGTTTAGCAGTTGGACCTGTAATTTACTAGGCTTAAATACCATTGGAAGCTCCTTTGCCAAGGGGAAGACGGGCTTTTGTGTGGAGTTCATGCAAAATGACCCCTTTCTACAAATCAACTGGCAGATGACAGACAATGATGAAAATTTGATTCTTTGAAGTTGTAATGGCCattgaaatgtgtaaaattcTTGTATTGAAAGGAAAGCTCCCTGGAAAGCCCTCAGTCTTGGGTGGCTGCTGCCTGCGTGCTGGGAGGTTCGTCTGTGTTTTGTCGCCGACTTCCCATTGCTTGTTTGCTAATTCCCTGAAGAATTGGACCAGATCTTTGATAGGAGCTCCAAGGGGCTTCAGTTGCTCAGGAATATGCATTCAGTGCACCCACAGACCCTTCCTCATCCAATTGTCGTGCTGTCCTACTTTATGAAGGTCTGCAACTAATTGAGGATTAGGAATTAATTTCAGAGATTGCCATTATATTTCTTGTTTtagattttacttttttttgttctctaaCTTCACGATTGACCCTTTCACAAAGTGTGCGTACGCCCAATAACCAGTACCACTGCAGACAAAGTCCAGACCTACACAGCAACAAGTACATTAATGCACTTTTTTGTACTTTCTTGGCAATGTATTCATGAAAAAATCAAGCCAAGAGAGATTTGCTATATATACAAGTAATGGTGACTTTTTGTTAATGTCAACATGAGcaaaaatgttattaaaaaaaacaaaaaataaatagaaaacacagaactaccacaaaaaacaaaaacttgggaaaaaatagaataaaacccCATCCTACCATAGCTGTAGGAATACACCTTGATTTGTATTATTCAgagtaattaaaaagaaaatttgaaCTATTTAAGGCTCTAATATATACTCTTTACATACATTAAACAACTGTTTGTTGTGGTATTGGTGTAAAAGAGAATGATAGTAAAGGTAATAAAGGCAAATTagttattaataaaaaacattaaaaatagttATTTTGTTTCtagtttgtttttggtttttttacatgtgaaatgtttttaaatctcttttcaAATTAACAATATATGTGATGTAATCACAAATTTTGTTACTAATTAACACTAAAATGGTACACATGTATATTTGACTTAGTAACCTATCCAAACCAATGCAGACAGGTTAAAGCTGAGGAAAGATTCAGGGATAGTTGTTCACACTTGTGCTGCCAGTAAGAACCCAAACTTTAGCTTGTTTTATGGCACCTataaaacgtttttttttttttgtttttttttttaagtattcaCTTcagacttttttgtgttttattgttctttgACATCAAAGATGTACTGAACCCCCCTTTTCCACCTTAATATTTTACAGTGGGAATAAATCTAAGAGATTGATGTGaagtacaaaaatataaaacatgaaacAGTTGATTACATAAGTAACTTTTATGGCCATCAAACATTTTCCTGACCTCTGTTCTCCTGACATTGAGCTCTGAAAACATGTTgctaaagttgtatttttatacCTGCAGGCTGACATCAAGTGTTTTCTTTAAGAAAAGCTTACGTTTCGCATGAACTCCTAATGTTCGCAAGGAGAGAAGAAGTCATGAATAATCTAATCAAAGTAGAATACTTCATGTGGACTGCTGGCAACCATAAacgtgttgttgttggtttttttgtttgtttgtttttgttttttaataaatggaAATTGTTTATTAATTTCTTGTAAATTTGTAATTGCCAGAGTTTTCAGCCTTAGTCACGCAGGCCTAGAGCTCAGTTGGTGACTGCTGGGCAGCAACTGGTAAAtagagaaaaatgtgtattccccaacTGGTTATGAGTCACTGTGAAATCAATTGTTAAAGCCAAAGTCATGAAGGCCTAGAGGCTGGCCAGTGACCGAGTGGGATCCACGAGGGAAAAGACTGTCTGTGGGAGTTTGCTTGCTGTTGTTGGTGAAATTGTTTGTGAAGCGGTACATGTGATGCACAGATATCTTTCCATTTGCTAACTATTTGCTAAGGTGAAGATTGAAGGGGTTGCAATCTTCACAAAGTAAAAGTTTCACCCTTTAAAACATGGCAGCTGTCCATCTCTCTGTAGCTTTTCCTTTACTCTGTGCAACCTGTCTGCTGGAAGCTTCACAGTCTGTCACCTTCTTAAAAATCAGGCTCTGGTTGTtaaaaggcacaacttttaaTGTGAAGATGAACGTTTTGCATTTCCAGTTTGGAAAGTTGCAAGTCAGCATCTGGAATATGCAGAACACCATCAGTAACCAGTGTGATTAGTACTACTGTGTAGTTATAGTAATTGTAATTATTGAATACCAAGAGAAAGTATTTCATTGTATAGCTTGAACTATCACGCAGTTGCCAGTTAACAGTGAAACATCACAGCTGACAATCAGTAGGAAAACCTGGCTAACCAACAGGATTTGCAGCACATTTGTGTTCAGTCATCTCACATCTCCACCAACCAAAACTTGTAAACCACGCTTCTGTTTTTAAGTCAGGGAGTTGTTACACAAGCATGCATGAAAAGGAGCATTTGAGGGGTTGTTTTCACATAGTTTATTACAATTGACTTGCGGAACACAAGTAGTAATAGGTGCGTGACATCAGTTGTAATGCTGGAGAGTTACATGAGGCCACACTTTTTTCACATTAGAAGCACTCTCCTAGTTTAGATTTTTATCCTAGTGTTTCGTTAGTTTATTTACTTTGTTACCTAAagtttattgtgtttaatttCTGTGTCCTTTAGGACATCACCACTCTGACTGGAGTCCCAGAGGAGCACATCAAAACTCGTAAGGTTCACATCTTTGTGCCAGCCAGGACAGCCATGCAGTCCGGAGTGAACAGCACCAAAAAGTGGAAGATGGATTTTGACACTAGAGAGCGCTGGGAGAACCCACTGATGGGCTGGTCCTCAACGTGAGAAccttccacctccacctcctgatTCCTACAGCACATAAACTGATGTTATAGAACCTCTGCACACAGTTGTTGAATTTTGGATTCTAATGCCTTGTGTTTCTATTTTAGAGCTGATCCCTTGTCCAACATGGTGCTGTCATTCTCCTCCAAGGAAGATGCCATTGCTTTTGCAGAGAAAAATGGTAAAGAATTTTTCGACCTTTAGTTAAACAATATATCtatttcatcattttaaaagtgaCAAAACACTGTAACAAAGAAATCGAGAAATAAGTCTCACCACTCGATAGTCCTCTACAAACAGGCACATAGATTTTATGATACATACAATCGCCATGTATTGACTCACCAACCACGTAAATAGTTTTTATCTggattttgtcttttgtttctgGCTGCAAGACAAATAACTCTCAGCAGTGAAGTGAGCAGACTGTTGGACAGGCAGTGGTTCATTTTTACATACTGCTGGTGGTGTTTAGAGTTGTGTTGTCAGTAGTTTTGTGACATTAACCCCATGTATGATGTATCTGGATTTAAAATGGATCAGTGTACACTTTGGTCATGAACAGTTTTAGGGCTTTGTCCATCTACAGCTCATTTCTTCTGGTCTGAATCAGTTGAGTTTGCACGCTTTTAGCCTTTTCTTGTGATTTTAAGGGTTCTTTTCACataaaaaaaccacaaaattaACCAGAATGCAAGTGGAAACTTAACAGAGACTTAACATTGATTTTATGGCTAGTTGCTACAGTTTTGTAATCTGCATGTTTCTGGTATTTCTGACCCAGAAAGCAAAGCATACCTGGGCTATGGGAACGCTGCTTGGGTTGGATCCAGGGTTGATCACGTTCTCACCATAAATGAACCACTCTGGAGTTTGTTTGGAACTGGACCGAGGCCACCTCCTCCGAAGGGTCTCGGTGCAGTTTACTGCACCTGAGTGCGTTTACTGTGTTTACATCTGCACAAACGAATCGCACGGAAACGAACCAGAGTTTGATTAAACTGTGCAGGTGTCAAAACAACCTCAGCTACTGCATCTAACACAACTGACCATCCAGAGCGGTAACATCATTATTTCCACAGTcatgtttgcatattttaacataaatcatttacagtatatagtCATTTATATATCAGTGGATATATAAACTGTCAGGAGAGATGCACCTGTGACCGGATTCTTTcaggtaacttttttttttttaagcaaagaTTTGGTGTTCCCAGTTGACCTTTTTAACCAAAAATGGTGATGGTGGTGATCCAAGCACCTGTCTTATACCAGTTAACAAGGTGTGGGCGTCATGACAACTAATAAAACATCAAAGGAATGCTTTTAATGGGCCAACCAGCTCATTAGACAATCGACTACAGCCCTGTTTTAGTAAAACAAAATGAGGTGGTTTTCTGTGGAGCTCTAATCAAGTTCATTTTTGACTCAGAATTGAACCATCTGGGAAAGTTTGTTGAAACCAAGCAAAGGAAACGGGCTTACTCTGTTTATTGCACCGAAGAGATTAGAGCCGTTCTGACTACACACAGCCCGTTGATGTCTACAAAACACCTCATTGTGGTTGGAGCTCGTCCAAAAGGAACATACGTGACGTTATCAGCCCCATCACttactctgttttctttcaggtTGGAGCTACGACGTAACAGACAAGAGGACCTCAAAGCCACGGGTGAAATCCTACGGAGCAAACTTCTCCTGGGACAAGAGGACCCGGCGGTCCGCCAAGTAAACTGAAGACGCCCACCTGTTAGGTGCCCTGACCTGCAGCAGACCTGTATCATTGTCAATAAATGCATAATTATATATGAGTAAACCAAACATTTATGTCATAATCgctttttttcttcaaacatTCACCTCATTACCGACTACCTAATGTAGTCAATCCAATTAATGAAGTGTTTGCTCTCCAAGTCGAGCTGTGCAACAGCAAAACAAAGGGGAGGGTATTATTACAATCTGAACCTGTTTAAAAACAGGGATAAATATGTCTGTAGGCCAAAAGCAGTGACATTTTTcctgtgtgagtgtttgtttcCATCCGGTTACCCTGATTGTTTCGATGTTTGGAAAGCTGCACAACTGGAATTTAAATAGGACCTTGCAACATCTGTGCAGCAAAGTCACGTCTTTTACAATCCAAATCCCAAAAAAATGTTAACTATCATCACTTTTTTAATGAGGCGTGCAACACTAACTTGGATTTTGATTTCACAAGTTTTGGAACAATAATCCACATAAAATTAGAGCTGGAAAATATTCCTGACTCATAGTTTAGGTTTGTAAAATATCAAAAATTTTTACCTAGtttctcttaatttaaaaaaaacaaaacaaaaaacagcatctTAGAACCTTGCCAAATATTCATTTAACCGAATGGCAAATAAAAAGCTACAAATCCTGATGAGTTGAAAtcagaaatcaaagaaaataagACTTATAATGCTGAAAAATTAGATTTAgatctgtttttaatgtgaacCTGTTTTATATGAATCACACAAACCTTTCTAGTTTTAATGGCCTTTAAATGCTATTTGCCTGAAAGCCAAATAACACAACAAGCCAATAAAAGTATGCTGGTCTCACTGTGGAGGTCAATTTCAAAACTTTAGTCATAAATTCCCTAAAATTCCAGCTATTTACACTTGGCAGCGCGCTTGTTGCCAGCGCTTGTATTTGCTCTTTGTGTTCAGTAAACAGTGGTGTTACTTTGCGCCGAGTCCCCCAACCTGCGTGACTGCACTGATATTCACACACCAATCATGGGCGCCTAATTGGTATAGACCTTCATTAATTACCGCACTGCATTGCAAATCTTTCACAGCCTTGTGCTCGCTATTTATTTTGCTCTGTCACTCGGCACATCAAAAGTGCCGATCTGATATGAGCGTAATGGTCCATCTGAAGAGCAGGGCATGAATGACAGCATGTGTTGCTTTTCCCCTTTGAAATCCCCTCAGAGACGCAGCGGGGGAAAACGTTCTTGGCACAACTTTGTACCATAAAAGTTGAAAGCATTCCTACAGTCTTGGCCTATAAGCACAAAAAATTGGGTGAAATGAGAATGGCAGCACAGTGGCATTGTTCGAGACCATCGCTGCAACGCAAACATCAGCGATGCAACGACTCTCATCAGTCCGTCCGTAAACGTGAGCTTTCAGGCCTTAGGAGACACAAAATGGCGTTACTCCTTGTAACCTTGTTTGCAAAAAtagtacatttaaaacatttgtgCACTCCTTGTTAAGAAGACTTGCCTAGTTTCTAATTACGCATTAATCTTGCTCTGCTGTCACACTGGTGAATAAAGATGGAAATCATTATGTTTGTGGTGCTCACAGCATTAAAAATCAGACACAGACTTTGTATGAAAGATGGACTAATTCCCCATGAAGTCACCTTTAAAGCCTCAGTTTTAGCCTCAAGGCCATAACCATCTTAGGTTTTTTGGAGCCAGAGCTGACCATATTTGGCCAGGAGGGCATGATTGGGAAGCAGCTAATAGCAAACATCTTAAAAAGCTTTTAGTGCAACTTCTTATACAAATAAAGAGCATGAATTTCACTCAACAAAACTGGAGCACAGATGTCAACCACAAAGCAAGCCATTGTAAAACTCTTGGACACAACAGATTTAATGCTGTCTGAGCTTTTAGGTTCACAGCGACAGTATATACACTCAATGCAGCATTGTGAGTGAGTATATCCCCTTAGCTGCTCGTTAAcccaaatatctaatcagccaatcagattgCAGAAACTCCTAGCAAAGCGAGGTCCGAGGATAATGGCCAGATTGCATTGAGCAGATAAGAAGGCAACAACAAGTTAACCATGAATAacaaccaaagtatgcagaagagcatctctgaatgtatcagatgggctacagctgcagaagaccacaccaggagACAAGAAACTGAAGCTACAACTGACACAGGCTCGCCGAAATTGGAAGAACGTTATCTCTTCTGCAACATTCATTCCTTGTTGCgaaacagttcaggctgctgctccTGGTGTAATTGTATGGGGGATATTTACTTGGCACACCTTGGATCTCTTACCAACTATATAGTACCAACTAAGCATCGTTTAATCCTCACATCCTACCTGGTACTGTTGTTGACCATTTCCATTTCTTTCTGCTGGTGTATGCAGCTCACTgttgagttcactgtactcaaattaGTGTATTTACACTACAGCACACACACTGCATATCTGGCTCGTAGAGCTGGATGTGCGCCAGAGAAGCACCTGCTCATTATTagtgttttatattgttttcaGTCACTAACAGTGTCATaatgttttattgtattatgGGTAGAGTAATAATTGGCCCTATCAGCTGGAATGTACACGAGTGGCTGATGCAGTCTGAGACACACTTCAATCATGCATTCAAATTTAACTGCACCGACAGCGAAATGTAAGCAGTTTGGACACTTCTGTAGAAATTATAATTCTACAAATGGTGTTCAATCTATGAAATCTTGATTgaattgttttatttactgtttaaGGAGGCTGTTATCATAAAACTAAGAGAAATAAATGCACCCATCCGCATCCTGTTGGAAAGCATAAAGATCATCATTGAGCCCAAGCATCCTGCTTCTACCCGGCAGCTGGACGTGAAAGTTGTAGTTTGAACGTTTGCCAAGATGTTATTTGCCGAGCTTCTCTAAAtgatacaaacacaaacacacacacacacacacacacgctgcttTCTGGCCCTCAGTGACCTGATGATCACTCCTGTCTGTGGTCGCCCtctgctgtgaattccccaacCAAGGCAGTGAGGCACGCAAGCCGCCTCGTCTGCAGCCAAAGACCAGCTTCCtcgtgtgtgtgcgtctgtgttgtgtgttttcatCACAAACACTGTGTGGACCCGAGCTTGTTTTGAAAGGCACAGATTGATGATGACTTTTGGTTATCTAAACAAGAGCTCACAGcaagtaacagtgaaacagaacCTAAAGTGTGCTGTTTGTTATTCTTACATCATTTCGTATACTACAGACTCGTGCACTAATTATCTTATTACATGCtaagacaataaaaacagctTGGCCAGCTTGTCTTTTAATAGGTTTATGTAAGAGGCTtcgtttattttctttcataggAATCAAtctatgaaagaaaataaacggAGCTTTCAGTTCACCT
This region of Pelmatolapia mariae isolate MD_Pm_ZW linkage group LG12, Pm_UMD_F_2, whole genome shotgun sequence genomic DNA includes:
- the ndufs4 gene encoding NADH dehydrogenase [ubiquinone] iron-sulfur protein 4, mitochondrial, translating into MASSMSLLGLGRLSAFNAASKMFLNPIRSTSTSTLRLAEKPGQDTQLITVDEKLDITTLTGVPEEHIKTRKVHIFVPARTAMQSGVNSTKKWKMDFDTRERWENPLMGWSSTADPLSNMVLSFSSKEDAIAFAEKNGWSYDVTDKRTSKPRVKSYGANFSWDKRTRRSAK